From one Triticum urartu cultivar G1812 chromosome 3, Tu2.1, whole genome shotgun sequence genomic stretch:
- the LOC125548812 gene encoding triosephosphate isomerase, cytosolic-like gives MAPRKFFVGGNWKCNGTGDDVKKIVTFLNEAEVPSEDAVEVVVSPPFVFLQQAKGLLRPDFAVAAQNCWVRKGGAFTGEISAEMLVNLQVPWVILGHSERRALLNESNDFVADKVAYALAQGLKVIACIGETLEQREAGTTMEVVSAQTKAIAEKISDWTNFLLAYEPVWAIGTGKVASPAQAQEVHDGLRKWLHANVGPAVAESTRIIYGGSVNGANCKQLAAQPDLDGFLVGGASLKPEFVDIIKSATVKSSSA, from the exons ATGGCTCCCAGGAAGTTCTTCGTCGGCGGCAACTGGAAATGC AACGGGACCGGCGACGACGTGAAGAAGATCGTCACCTTCCTCAACGAGGCCGAGGTGCCCTCCGAGGACGCCGTCG AGGTGGTGGTGAGCCCGCCGTTCGTGTTCCTGCAGCAGGCAAAGGGGCTGCTGCGGCCCGACTTCGCCGTCGCCGCGCAGAACTGCTGGGTGCGCAAGGGCGGCGCCTTCACCGGCGAGATCAG TGCTGAGATGCTGGTGAACCTGCAGGTGCCTTGGGTCATTTTGGGGCACTCTGAGAGGAGAGCACTGTTGAATGAATCAAATGAT TTCGTTGCTGATAAAGTGGCTTACGCACTCGCCCAAGGACTCAAGGTAATTGCTTGCATTGGTGAAACTCTTGAACAGAGAGAAGCAGGGACGACAATGGAAGTTGTTTCTGCTCAGACTAAAGCTATTGCAG AGAAAATATCAGACTGGACAAACTTTTTGCTGGCATATGAACCAGTGTGGGCCATTGGAACCGGCAAGGTTGCTTCCCCTGCTCAAGCACAGGAG GTTCATGATGGTCTGAGGAAGTGGCTCCACGCTAATGTTGGTCCTGCAGTTGCTGAATCTACCAGGATTATCTATGGAG GCTCTGTAAATGGGGCAAACTGCAAACAGCTTGCAGCTCAACCTGATCTTGACGGGTTCCTTGTTGGCGGCGCTTCACTCAAG CCCGAGTTTGTGGACATCATCAAGTCTGCCACCGTGAAGTCTTCTTCTGCTTAG
- the LOC125545252 gene encoding elicitor-responsive protein 1-like has protein sequence MGRGVLEVHLVDAKGLFGSDFLGKIDPYVIVQYRSQERKSSTSRDEGRNPSWNEVFRFQINSSAANGQHKLFLRIMDHDNFSSDDFLGQATINVTDLISTGMESGASQLNAAKYSVVSADNSYHGEIRVGLTFTATKVEEDGGQVGGWTHSSRE, from the exons ATGGGTAGGGGCGTTCTGGAGGTGCATCTCGTCGACGCCAAGGGCCTCTTCGGCAGCGATTTCCTAG GGAAGATCGACCCGTATGTGATCGTGCAGTACCGGAGCCAGGAGCGAAAGAGCAGCACCTCCCGAG ATGAGGGGAGGAACCCGAGCTGGAACGAGGTGTTCCGGTTCCAGATCAACTCCTCGGCCGCCAACGGGCAGCACAAGCTCTTCCTCCGGATCATGGACCACGACAACTTCTCCAGCGACGACTTCCTCGGCCAAGCAAC GATCAACGTGACCGATCTGATCAGCACCGGCATGGAGAGCGGCGCGTCGCAGCTGAACGCGGCGAAGTACAGCGTTGTGTCGGCTGATAACTCATACCACGGCGAGATCAGAGTAGGCCTCACGTTCACCGCCACCAAG GTTGAAGAAGACGGGGGGCAGGTCGGAGGCTGGACGCACAGCTCTCGCGAGTAG